The Fluviicola sp. genome contains a region encoding:
- the tyrS gene encoding tyrosine--tRNA ligase yields MEKNVIEELRWRGMVQDIMPGLEEQLLKEMTSGYVGFDPTSDSLHVGNLLPIMLLKHFQLAGHKPYALVGGATGMVGDPSGKSAERNLLDEETLNHNVASVQNQLRKFLEFEEGENKAELVNNFDWMRHFSFLEFIRDVGKHITVNYMSAKDSVKKRIETGISFTEFSYQLIQGYDFLHLYRTNNVKVQFGGSDQWGNITTGTELVRRIAGGEAYAFTCPLLTKADGGKFGKTESGTVWLDPEKTSPYAFYQFWLNASDADAVKLIRFYTLKTKEEIEAIEKEHNEAPHLRALQKAIAEEVTIRVHGKEALEMAIAASNILFGKSTSEDLKKLSNDTFLSIFDGVPMATIKRSELNEGVSIVDLLSAKTGFLPSNGEAKRELKANAISLNKDKVSEGTLVGPSDLINEKFILLGKGKKNNYIVIVE; encoded by the coding sequence ATGGAAAAGAATGTCATTGAAGAATTAAGATGGAGAGGAATGGTGCAAGATATCATGCCTGGTTTGGAAGAACAATTGCTTAAGGAAATGACATCCGGTTATGTGGGCTTTGACCCGACATCCGACTCCCTGCATGTAGGAAATTTACTTCCGATCATGTTATTGAAACATTTCCAGCTGGCAGGACACAAACCATATGCATTGGTCGGTGGTGCAACAGGAATGGTCGGGGATCCTTCCGGGAAATCTGCAGAACGCAATTTGCTGGATGAAGAAACGCTGAACCACAATGTGGCTTCGGTGCAAAATCAGCTGCGCAAGTTCCTGGAGTTTGAAGAAGGTGAAAACAAAGCGGAATTGGTGAACAATTTCGACTGGATGAGACATTTTTCGTTCCTGGAGTTCATTCGCGACGTGGGGAAACACATCACAGTGAATTACATGAGCGCCAAAGATTCGGTGAAAAAACGCATCGAAACAGGAATTTCATTTACTGAATTCTCTTACCAGTTGATTCAGGGATACGACTTCCTGCATTTATACCGCACCAATAATGTGAAAGTACAATTCGGCGGATCCGATCAGTGGGGAAATATCACCACCGGAACGGAATTGGTACGCAGAATAGCCGGAGGAGAAGCATATGCATTTACTTGTCCTTTGCTAACAAAAGCAGACGGAGGAAAATTCGGAAAAACAGAATCCGGAACCGTTTGGTTGGACCCGGAAAAAACAAGTCCTTATGCTTTCTACCAATTCTGGCTGAATGCTTCGGATGCAGATGCGGTTAAACTGATCCGTTTCTACACCCTGAAAACCAAAGAAGAAATTGAAGCCATTGAAAAAGAACACAATGAAGCACCTCATCTGCGCGCACTTCAAAAAGCTATCGCGGAAGAAGTAACCATCCGTGTCCATGGAAAAGAAGCGTTGGAAATGGCCATCGCGGCTTCCAATATCCTGTTCGGTAAATCCACTTCGGAAGATTTGAAAAAATTGTCGAACGATACGTTCCTGAGCATTTTTGACGGAGTTCCGATGGCGACTATCAAGCGCTCGGAATTGAACGAAGGAGTTAGTATTGTTGACCTATTATCAGCTAAGACAGGCTTTTTACCATCAAACGGTGAGGCAAAACGCGAATTAAAAGCGAATGCAATTTCTTTGAACAAAGACAAAGTAAGTGAAGGAACATTGGTTGGCCCGAGCGACCTGATCAATGAAAAATTCATCCTTTTAGGAAAAGGAAAGAAGAATAATTACATAGTCATTGTAGAATAA
- a CDS encoding histidine kinase codes for MNISITDGLPSSETYYVYQDRSGNVWFCTDHGVVRYNGFKLHVYNKSNGLPDEVVFKIQEDDRGRVWFYLYNGRLAYYDPQKKRVFPYKYNHLLVKLNHGDFNHRKSFSIDKDDNVYYSGIYATARIDKTGKLFPYKAKLVRELHEVGNDWLLTALQDSAGYLLKEIDIVPQKGKPIRFKYHSGLTQFDMIRINNKRFMCIDGNVYDISNPSNKGVFSGFTGFHLIKGEFWITTLTGAYQFKNPEKATLNKPDGIYLKDQKVTGVAKDLEGGYWFSTLDKGIYYTPCLEIVNWIPEDKESKGHIHNINGIGNQVYYSSAFGYYNLKTGEELFAVKGAWNVIGIWKNQLVLSNNIPYFLSNTVVKRKWGYEMSQFQAWTNDREGNFYAAYVMPVKIHEKTELPEELLTRAQVYNAKKYVAHHFKSLAYDAEEGEVYAGSLIGLFRIRKGEVKKCKLPGDLDHIRITDLKYHPKCGLIAATRGKGILLLKNGKFVASIGEKDGLLSNQLNALFVDKSGIIYAASNEGISKIVLLKNHHVRVFNLTQLNGLVSSEISTVYANKEGVYLGTRKGIALIPSSYNWMKSSREKQISVQAVFANGKKVTDFKKGMEFNSSHKVIRLLLKTTNFKSQHRQPYKYRFRKTDPWSVGYNGELIMINPAFETYDLEIKYQNEYGSWSNSYSLTRFSVLPPFYSTWWFTALIVLAVLIISFLVFRYRLKVIQRRNEIQRNMEILEQKALLAQMNPHFIFNALNSIQSFLLYNENELAERYLLKLSKLIRLTLTNSRETEISIQKEIDSLQMYLELEQMRFKNRFEFRVEISLSKEELNKFVPPMLIQPFAENAIIHGFKGLEQGGLINLNFKNVENNRLIVEIIDNGVGYNKHKPNTQNPEHKSYATQITSERLKLFQERYQSEFDFTIEGLKDEHGNPKGTKVVISIPIFNKD; via the coding sequence ATGAATATTTCCATAACTGACGGATTACCGAGTTCTGAAACCTATTATGTGTACCAGGACAGGAGTGGGAATGTTTGGTTTTGCACGGATCATGGCGTGGTGAGATACAATGGCTTCAAGCTTCATGTATACAATAAATCAAACGGTCTGCCGGATGAAGTAGTTTTTAAAATCCAGGAAGATGATCGGGGACGTGTATGGTTTTACCTGTATAATGGCAGACTGGCGTACTACGATCCGCAAAAAAAGAGAGTCTTCCCGTATAAATACAATCATTTGCTGGTTAAATTGAACCACGGGGATTTTAATCACCGGAAGTCATTTAGTATTGACAAAGATGATAATGTCTACTATTCCGGTATTTATGCAACCGCACGCATTGATAAGACAGGTAAGTTATTTCCTTACAAAGCAAAATTAGTAAGGGAATTGCACGAAGTTGGGAATGACTGGCTCCTAACTGCACTTCAGGATTCCGCCGGCTACTTATTAAAAGAAATTGATATAGTTCCCCAGAAGGGAAAACCCATCCGTTTTAAGTACCATTCAGGATTAACGCAATTTGACATGATCCGGATCAACAATAAACGGTTTATGTGTATAGACGGAAATGTATATGACATTTCGAATCCGTCCAATAAAGGTGTTTTCAGCGGATTTACCGGATTTCATCTGATAAAAGGAGAGTTTTGGATTACGACTTTAACAGGTGCTTATCAGTTCAAAAATCCGGAAAAAGCAACTCTCAACAAACCGGATGGAATTTATCTCAAAGATCAGAAAGTAACAGGGGTTGCGAAAGATTTGGAAGGTGGGTACTGGTTTTCTACCCTTGACAAAGGAATTTATTACACACCTTGTTTAGAAATTGTCAATTGGATTCCGGAGGATAAAGAAAGCAAGGGGCATATTCATAACATTAATGGTATCGGGAATCAGGTTTATTATTCATCTGCTTTTGGTTATTATAACCTGAAAACGGGGGAGGAGCTTTTTGCTGTAAAAGGAGCCTGGAACGTAATCGGGATTTGGAAGAATCAGTTAGTCTTGTCGAATAACATTCCCTATTTTTTATCCAACACGGTCGTAAAAAGAAAATGGGGTTATGAAATGAGTCAGTTCCAGGCCTGGACAAATGACCGGGAAGGAAATTTCTATGCAGCATATGTAATGCCCGTAAAGATTCATGAAAAAACGGAATTACCGGAAGAATTATTGACACGGGCACAGGTATACAATGCCAAAAAGTATGTAGCTCACCATTTTAAATCTTTAGCTTATGATGCGGAAGAGGGAGAAGTATATGCCGGATCTTTGATCGGATTATTCCGGATCAGAAAAGGAGAGGTTAAGAAATGTAAACTTCCGGGAGACCTGGACCATATCCGGATAACCGATCTGAAATATCATCCGAAATGCGGCCTGATAGCAGCAACCAGGGGAAAAGGAATCCTTCTTCTCAAAAACGGTAAATTCGTGGCGAGTATCGGTGAGAAAGACGGGTTGCTTTCCAATCAATTAAATGCATTGTTTGTCGATAAATCAGGGATCATTTACGCGGCCTCTAATGAAGGGATTTCTAAAATCGTTTTACTTAAAAATCATCACGTCCGGGTTTTTAATCTCACGCAACTCAACGGATTGGTTTCTTCTGAAATAAGTACGGTCTATGCCAATAAAGAGGGCGTCTATTTAGGTACGAGAAAAGGAATAGCATTAATTCCCTCTTCCTACAACTGGATGAAGTCTTCCCGCGAAAAACAAATCAGCGTTCAGGCGGTATTTGCAAATGGAAAGAAAGTAACGGATTTCAAAAAAGGGATGGAATTTAACTCATCCCACAAAGTAATTCGCCTCCTGCTGAAAACAACGAATTTCAAATCACAGCACAGACAGCCCTATAAATACCGGTTCCGGAAAACAGATCCTTGGTCGGTCGGATATAACGGCGAATTGATTATGATTAATCCGGCTTTTGAAACGTATGATTTGGAAATAAAATACCAGAATGAATACGGAAGCTGGAGTAACTCATATAGTTTGACAAGATTCTCTGTACTTCCTCCTTTTTATTCCACCTGGTGGTTCACTGCATTAATCGTTTTGGCCGTTTTGATAATTAGTTTTCTTGTCTTCAGGTATCGTTTGAAAGTCATCCAGCGCAGGAATGAGATCCAACGCAATATGGAAATCCTGGAACAAAAAGCATTGCTGGCGCAAATGAATCCGCATTTTATTTTCAACGCATTGAATTCTATCCAAAGTTTCCTGCTGTACAATGAAAACGAATTGGCCGAACGCTATTTATTGAAGCTCTCGAAACTGATCCGGTTAACGTTAACGAATTCGCGGGAAACCGAGATTTCCATCCAAAAGGAGATCGATTCCCTGCAAATGTACCTGGAACTGGAGCAAATGCGTTTCAAGAACAGGTTTGAGTTCCGGGTGGAAATTTCCTTGTCGAAAGAGGAACTGAATAAGTTTGTTCCCCCGATGCTGATCCAGCCGTTTGCGGAAAATGCAATTATCCATGGGTTCAAAGGATTGGAACAGGGTGGTTTGATTAACCTGAATTTTAAAAACGTAGAAAATAACCGGTTGATCGTTGAGATTATCGATAATGGAGTAGGCTATAACAAGCATAAACCGAATACCCAGAATCCGGAGCATAAATCCTATGCCACCCAAATTACTTCCGAACGATTGAAATTATTCCAGGAAAGGTACCAGTCGGAATTTGATTTCACCATTGAAGGACTAAAGGATGAGCATGGAAATCCGAAAGGAACGAAAGTGGTTATTTCCATCCCGATTTTTAATAAAGACTAA
- a CDS encoding histidine kinase, producing MSFRRHIAGLMTFLFVSFSGAQINWEPAYRTFSIKEGLPSSETYFVYQGRQGYMWFCTDRGVVKYDGFHMEVLTTKSGLPDNVIFWIYEDYKGRIWFVSYNGLLSYYDVERHKVVKYKYNRLISDYIGNNLYPYKSFTIDDKDNVYFCSGNNGILKIDSKGKTYLSTFKQDPLTFNLINGTYLVTFDVLLSRFQNNVFTANIRKNGKLERKTYNLDAYKNMMQSYLCELKVVNGVRIIRIQDSFYDVDHPDKTLYFPGTTGFFPIGNDLWIATVNGAHRLKNVRKYGLAKAPRKHLMQGFQVSAVFKDREKGWWFSTLDKGIVYMPNSIVKNLSVFENQKEVDVTHIAVDVNKDIFYSNHWGIFRLKDHKPLITSNHISRNIISRFDNLLVLPRPNRELPVDVSNKKYWQVPNYYDSFNENDTSMLICSSLVVRIKRSGELDTLYDYFASRKYNKNMHHFFETVCSSDKGAIFLGNAKGLFCLKNGLLDNSMFPQVIRNNRVSCVRYSKQLGLVIGTRGEGIYIFKDGKIAYHITNENGLVSDQINKIEIDKNGNTCWVATNSGVSKLFFAGNRYVRIHNILNVNGLATNEVNYVYLDGETVYLATKKGISKFPEDLSFLINPLKRQVSVKELNIDGKVIYPKSTYLEVSSSAKMIHIELRSTNYKSLGSQKYKYRLSSGDKWTYGNTGSIDFYDLTSGDYHLELSYLSDNGIWQKPYGILTLHKQPKFVETVWFYLFLVLSSFLVAFVLFRIRVVQINRQRKYKRQIEKLEQKALLAQMNPHFIFNSLNSIQSFLVYNENDLAEKYLQMLSQLIRMTLNNSRESEVTIQQEIDVLSKYIQLEKMRFKDRFDFEFTVSLTHTELQKHIPPMLIQPFVENAIIHGFKGLEVAGKLEINFKELVENRLVVVVTDNGIGYDSKNKNALNSEHKSYGMQITSERLSLFKEKYNTEFDFEIENLTDESGKPCGTKIIILIPVFNKD from the coding sequence ATGAGTTTTAGGAGACATATCGCAGGATTGATGACTTTCCTTTTTGTTAGTTTCTCAGGCGCTCAAATCAATTGGGAACCGGCATACAGGACGTTTTCGATCAAGGAAGGATTGCCGAGTTCCGAAACTTACTTTGTTTACCAGGGCCGACAAGGATATATGTGGTTTTGTACGGATCGCGGAGTGGTAAAATACGATGGTTTCCACATGGAAGTATTGACCACGAAAAGCGGACTTCCGGACAATGTGATTTTTTGGATCTACGAGGATTATAAAGGCCGGATTTGGTTTGTCAGCTACAACGGGCTTTTAAGTTATTACGACGTTGAACGCCACAAAGTAGTTAAATACAAATACAACCGGTTAATATCCGATTATATTGGAAATAACCTGTATCCATACAAATCCTTCACGATCGATGACAAAGACAATGTCTATTTCTGTTCCGGCAATAATGGTATTCTGAAGATCGATTCGAAAGGAAAAACATACTTATCGACATTTAAGCAGGATCCTTTGACCTTCAACCTGATTAACGGTACTTACCTCGTAACTTTCGATGTGTTGTTATCGAGATTCCAGAATAATGTGTTCACAGCTAACATCCGCAAAAACGGGAAGCTGGAACGGAAAACTTATAACCTGGATGCCTATAAGAACATGATGCAAAGCTACCTGTGTGAATTGAAGGTGGTAAATGGTGTACGAATCATTCGCATCCAGGATAGTTTTTACGACGTGGATCATCCGGATAAAACACTTTATTTCCCGGGTACAACCGGCTTTTTTCCTATAGGGAATGATCTGTGGATTGCTACGGTAAACGGAGCTCACAGACTGAAAAATGTGAGGAAATACGGATTGGCAAAAGCTCCCCGGAAGCATTTGATGCAAGGGTTCCAGGTATCTGCAGTTTTTAAAGACCGGGAAAAAGGATGGTGGTTTTCAACCCTCGACAAAGGGATTGTCTATATGCCGAATTCGATTGTGAAGAACCTGTCGGTTTTTGAGAATCAGAAAGAGGTTGATGTCACTCACATAGCGGTGGACGTAAATAAAGATATTTTTTATTCGAATCATTGGGGGATATTCCGCCTGAAAGATCATAAGCCGCTGATAACTTCCAACCACATTTCACGAAATATCATTTCACGTTTCGACAACCTCCTGGTTTTACCCAGGCCGAACAGAGAACTACCGGTTGATGTAAGCAATAAAAAATACTGGCAGGTTCCGAATTATTACGATAGTTTCAATGAGAACGATACGAGTATGCTGATTTGCTCCTCGTTGGTTGTACGGATCAAACGTTCGGGTGAACTTGATACGCTTTATGATTACTTTGCTTCGAGGAAATACAACAAGAACATGCACCATTTTTTTGAAACGGTTTGTTCTTCCGATAAAGGGGCTATTTTTCTAGGAAATGCCAAAGGCTTGTTCTGCCTGAAAAACGGTTTGCTGGACAATTCCATGTTTCCGCAAGTAATCAGGAATAACCGCGTTTCCTGTGTCAGGTATTCGAAACAACTGGGGCTGGTAATCGGTACCAGGGGAGAAGGGATTTATATTTTCAAGGATGGAAAGATTGCGTATCACATCACGAATGAAAATGGATTGGTGAGCGATCAGATCAACAAGATAGAGATCGATAAAAATGGGAATACCTGCTGGGTTGCCACTAACAGCGGTGTGTCCAAATTGTTTTTTGCAGGAAACAGGTATGTCCGTATCCACAATATTCTGAATGTAAACGGTTTGGCAACCAATGAGGTGAATTATGTTTACCTGGATGGAGAAACCGTGTATCTGGCTACCAAGAAAGGAATTTCGAAATTTCCGGAAGACCTGAGTTTTTTGATTAATCCCTTGAAAAGACAAGTTTCCGTAAAAGAATTGAATATCGACGGGAAAGTGATTTATCCGAAATCGACTTACCTGGAAGTTTCCAGCAGTGCTAAAATGATTCACATCGAATTGCGGTCAACGAATTACAAGAGCTTGGGAAGCCAGAAATACAAATACCGCCTTTCTTCCGGCGATAAATGGACGTACGGAAATACCGGAAGTATTGATTTCTACGATTTGACTTCCGGGGATTACCATTTGGAATTGTCTTATTTGAGCGATAACGGAATCTGGCAAAAACCCTATGGGATATTAACGCTCCATAAACAACCCAAATTTGTGGAGACCGTATGGTTTTACCTGTTCCTGGTTTTGAGCAGTTTCCTGGTGGCGTTTGTCCTGTTCCGGATAAGGGTAGTTCAGATCAATCGCCAGCGAAAGTATAAGCGGCAAATTGAAAAACTGGAACAGAAAGCGCTCCTGGCTCAAATGAATCCACATTTTATATTCAATTCCCTGAATTCTATTCAAAGTTTCCTGGTTTATAATGAAAACGACCTGGCTGAAAAATACCTCCAAATGCTTTCGCAGTTGATACGTATGACCTTGAATAATTCGCGTGAAAGCGAGGTAACGATCCAGCAGGAAATCGACGTTTTGTCCAAATACATTCAGCTGGAAAAAATGCGTTTTAAAGACCGCTTTGATTTTGAGTTTACGGTTTCACTCACTCATACGGAACTGCAAAAACACATTCCTCCGATGTTGATACAACCTTTCGTAGAAAATGCCATCATTCATGGTTTCAAAGGATTGGAGGTTGCCGGTAAACTGGAGATCAATTTTAAAGAACTGGTTGAGAACAGGCTGGTGGTAGTGGTGACGGATAATGGAATCGGGTATGATTCCAAGAATAAGAACGCATTGAATTCGGAGCATAAGTCTTATGGCATGCAGATTACTTCCGAAAGGCTAAGCTTGTTCAAGGAGAAATACAATACAGAATTTGATTTTGAGATAGAAAACCTGACGGATGAAAGCGGTAAGCCGTGTGGTACAAAAATCATTATTTTGATCCCGGTTTTTAATAAAGATTAA
- the truA gene encoding tRNA pseudouridine(38-40) synthase TruA, which yields MTFRYALELAYRGTNYHGWQIQPNASSVQEELEKRLSQLMGNNPVSVVGCGRTDTGVHASYYVLHADLHKEVDTAQLVYKLNKMLPDDIAIFSAQKVSEAFHARFSATSRTYRYFIHRKKNAFLLDSYHLVSAIDFEAMNRAATRLLGNQDFTSFSKLHTDVKTNRCTVTAAKWHQLTEDSWYFEISADRFLRNMVRAVVGTLLEVGYGNLEEEDLTHIIALKDRGEAKLSVPAKGLFLVDIQYPKELFAKTAE from the coding sequence ATGACATTTCGATATGCTTTGGAACTCGCTTACCGCGGAACGAACTATCACGGTTGGCAAATCCAGCCGAATGCTTCTTCTGTGCAGGAAGAACTGGAAAAGCGTTTGTCTCAGCTGATGGGAAATAATCCGGTCTCGGTGGTTGGTTGCGGCCGCACGGATACTGGCGTGCATGCATCTTATTACGTGTTGCATGCTGATCTGCATAAAGAAGTGGATACGGCTCAATTGGTCTATAAGTTAAACAAAATGCTCCCGGATGATATTGCGATTTTTTCCGCTCAAAAAGTATCCGAAGCGTTTCATGCGCGATTTTCAGCGACATCCCGCACTTATCGTTATTTCATTCACCGGAAAAAAAATGCATTCCTGCTGGATAGCTATCACCTGGTAAGCGCAATTGACTTCGAAGCCATGAACAGGGCAGCAACCCGTTTACTGGGAAACCAGGATTTTACTTCCTTCTCTAAATTGCACACGGATGTGAAAACCAATAGGTGTACCGTCACCGCTGCAAAATGGCATCAGTTGACGGAAGATTCCTGGTACTTTGAAATAAGCGCAGACCGCTTTCTGAGAAACATGGTGCGCGCAGTGGTGGGAACCTTACTGGAAGTTGGATACGGCAACCTGGAAGAAGAAGATCTGACACACATTATCGCGTTGAAAGACCGGGGGGAAGCAAAATTGTCTGTTCCGGCAAAAGGACTATTTTTGGTCGATATTCAATACCCAAAAGAATTGTTCGCGAAAACAGCTGAGTGA
- a CDS encoding response regulator transcription factor has protein sequence MQVSKGQTILLVDDEKDILEFLQYNLEREGYKVFVANDGLEGVEMAQKVSPDLILMDVMMPRMDGIEACQTIRQDLQLNSPLIAFLTSRAEDYSQVAGFEAGADDYITKPIRPRLLVSKVEALLRRAGRINGTEAEIKTSSITVNREKFLVFMNDEEIQLPKKEFELIELLASRPGKVFTREQILTTVWGDETIVGERTIDVHIRKLREKLGESYIRTIKGVGYTFSEK, from the coding sequence ATGCAAGTGAGTAAGGGACAAACCATACTTTTAGTGGATGACGAAAAGGATATTCTGGAGTTTTTGCAGTATAACCTGGAGCGGGAAGGATATAAAGTATTTGTTGCCAACGACGGGCTCGAAGGAGTCGAAATGGCTCAAAAAGTTTCACCGGATCTGATCCTGATGGATGTGATGATGCCGAGAATGGATGGAATTGAAGCATGCCAGACCATTCGACAGGATCTTCAGCTGAATTCACCTTTGATTGCTTTCCTGACTTCCAGGGCAGAAGATTACTCGCAAGTTGCAGGTTTCGAGGCCGGTGCTGACGATTATATTACCAAACCGATCAGGCCGCGTTTACTGGTTTCAAAAGTAGAAGCATTGCTTCGAAGAGCCGGGCGCATCAACGGTACTGAGGCAGAGATCAAAACATCTTCCATTACGGTGAACCGCGAGAAGTTCCTGGTATTTATGAATGACGAAGAAATCCAGCTTCCGAAAAAAGAGTTCGAACTGATCGAATTATTGGCTTCCAGACCGGGAAAGGTTTTTACACGCGAACAAATCCTGACAACTGTCTGGGGTGACGAAACAATCGTAGGTGAGCGTACCATTGATGTTCACATCAGAAAATTGAGAGAGAAACTAGGAGAATCGTATATTCGTACCATTAAAGGTGTTGGTTATACATTTTCTGAAAAGTGA
- a CDS encoding ATP-binding protein, with protein sequence MKKLNPFTIVLIGSSIVASALVLILLTVHFFYPIPAVAFISIVLFGSLATFTAFYYLFRGFIYNRLRILYRSIRKGKLVPEEKLYINMSKDIIGKAETDSQQWSDQRKSEITQLQEQDKFRREFIGNLAHELKTPVFSIQGYVLTLLEGGLEDEKVNRMFLERASKAIDRMTNILNDLDELTKLEVNDLKMDQRPFDLKELAKEVMDSLELRAQEKHIKLRFAKDYHKEIMVRADRGKIAQVLTNLISNSISYGNENGETQIRFYEVDELVSVEISDNGPGIEPHELPRLFERFYRVEKSRNRNEGGSGLGLSIVKHILDSHNQTISVRSTIGVGSTFTFSLDKFEGTSSTLVTSRGITIK encoded by the coding sequence GTGAAAAAATTAAATCCGTTTACCATTGTTCTGATAGGAAGCAGTATTGTTGCATCAGCTTTAGTACTTATCCTGCTGACCGTTCATTTCTTCTACCCGATTCCGGCAGTGGCCTTTATTTCCATCGTTCTGTTTGGTTCCCTGGCTACCTTCACAGCTTTTTATTACCTCTTCAGAGGATTTATCTACAATCGCCTGCGTATTCTTTACCGGTCCATCCGCAAAGGAAAACTGGTACCGGAAGAAAAGCTGTACATCAACATGTCGAAAGACATTATCGGGAAAGCAGAAACGGATTCACAACAATGGAGTGACCAGCGAAAATCAGAGATTACCCAACTCCAGGAGCAGGACAAATTCCGGCGGGAATTTATCGGCAATCTTGCCCACGAATTGAAAACACCTGTTTTCTCCATCCAGGGATATGTTTTAACGCTGTTGGAAGGCGGACTGGAAGACGAAAAAGTGAACCGTATGTTCCTGGAACGTGCTTCCAAAGCAATCGACCGGATGACCAACATCCTGAATGATCTCGACGAACTAACCAAACTGGAAGTCAACGACCTGAAGATGGACCAGCGTCCATTTGACCTGAAAGAACTGGCCAAAGAAGTCATGGACAGTTTGGAGCTTCGTGCCCAGGAAAAGCATATTAAACTGCGATTTGCGAAAGATTATCACAAGGAAATCATGGTGCGTGCCGACCGCGGAAAAATTGCACAGGTCTTAACAAACCTGATCAGTAATTCCATTTCCTATGGAAATGAGAACGGGGAAACACAGATCCGCTTTTACGAAGTGGATGAGTTGGTTTCCGTAGAAATCTCCGACAACGGACCGGGAATAGAACCACATGAACTGCCGCGCTTATTTGAGCGTTTTTACCGCGTGGAAAAAAGCCGTAACAGGAATGAAGGCGGTTCGGGACTTGGCCTTTCCATTGTGAAACACATCCTGGATTCTCACAATCAAACAATTTCCGTTCGCAGTACGATCGGGGTGGGAAGTACGTTTACATTCTCACTGGATAAATTTGAAGGAACATCTTCGACTTTGGTTACTTCGAGAGGGATTACAATTAAATAA